The DNA region CCTGACGGCCCTCGAAGTTGCGGTTGGACGTGGACGCGGAGCGCTCGCCGGGGGCGAGTTGGTCGGGGTTCATGCCCAGGCACATCGAGCAGCCCGCGTGCCGCCATTCGGCGCCCGCCGCGGTGAACACCTTGTCCAGGCCCTCCTCGACGGCCTGCAGGGCGACCCGCACCGAGCCGGGCACCACCAGCATCCGTACGCCGTCGGCGACTTTGCGCCCGTCGAGGACGGCGGCGGCTGATCGGAGGTCTTCGATACGGCCGTTGGTGCAGGAGCCTACGAAGACGGTGTCCACCTTGATGTCCCGCAGCCGCTGTCCGGCGCTCAACCCCATGTACTCCAGGGCCTTTTCGGCGGCGAGCCGCTCCGAAGCGTCTTCGTACGAAGCCGGGTCGGGGACGTGTCCCGACAGGGGCAGGCCCTGGCCCGGGTTGGTGCCCCAGGTGACGAACGGGGAGAGCTCGGCGGCGTCGATGTAGACCTCGGCGTCGAAGACGGCGTCGTCGTCGGTGCGCAGCGTCTTCCAGTACGCGACGGCCTCGTCCCAGTCGGCGCCCTGCGGGGCGTGGGCGCGGTCCTTGATGTACGCGAAGGTCGTCTCGTCGGGGGCGATCATGCCCGCGCGGGCGCCGGCCTCGATGGACATGTTGCAGATGGTCATGCGGGCCTCCATCGAGAGCTTCTCGATGGCCGGGCCGCGGTACTCCAGGATGTAGCCCTGGCCGCCGCCGGTGCCGATCCGGGCGATGATGGCGAGGATCAGGTCCTTGGCGGTGACGCCGTCGGGCAGTTCGCCGTCGACGGTGATGGCCATGGTCTTGGGGCGGGCCAGCGGCAGCGTCTGGGTCGCGAGGACGTGCTCCACCTGGGAGGTGCCGATGCCGAAGGCCAGCGCGCCGAAGGCGCCGTGCGTGGAGGTGTGGGAGTCGCCGCAGACCACCGTGGTGCCGGGCTGGGTCAGTCCCAGCTGCGGTCCCACCACGTGGACGACGCCCTGCTCGACGTCGCCGAGCGGGTGCAGCCGGACGCCGAACTCGGCGCAGTTCTTGCGCAGCGTCTCCAGCTGGGCGCGGGAGACGGGGTCGGCGATGGGCTTGTCGATGTCGAGGGTCGGGGTGTTGTGGTCCTCGGTGGCGATGGTCAGATCGAGGCGCCGCACCTGGCGTCCTGCCTGCCGGAGGCCGTCGAACGCCTGCGGGCTCGTCACCTCGTGCAGCAGGTGCAGATCGATGAAGAGGAGGTCGGGCTCGCCTTCGGCGCGCCGGACGACGTGGTCGTCCCAGACCTTCTCCGCGAGAGTCCTACCCATCGCTTTCCCTCCGACCGGCGTCGTGCGCCGGCCCAACTAGAGAATCGGTTCGCCGGCGTCGTACCCCTCGTGACTGCGTGCCGGACGCCGGCCGCGAATCCGTTGGTCTGCGGACCGCTCCTACAGAGTGGCGGGTTCCCGGAATTTTTGAACTTGCGTTTCACAGAGTGAGACGCGAGTATCGTTGCATGGACAACTCTAGCGGCGTAGGCGTTCTCGACAAGGCAGCCCTTGTCCTGAGCGCCCTGGAGTCCGGTCCCGCCACCCTTGCCGGGTTGGTCGCGGCCACCGGGCTCGCACGACCCACGGCCC from Streptomyces flavofungini includes:
- the leuC gene encoding 3-isopropylmalate dehydratase large subunit; translated protein: MGRTLAEKVWDDHVVRRAEGEPDLLFIDLHLLHEVTSPQAFDGLRQAGRQVRRLDLTIATEDHNTPTLDIDKPIADPVSRAQLETLRKNCAEFGVRLHPLGDVEQGVVHVVGPQLGLTQPGTTVVCGDSHTSTHGAFGALAFGIGTSQVEHVLATQTLPLARPKTMAITVDGELPDGVTAKDLILAIIARIGTGGGQGYILEYRGPAIEKLSMEARMTICNMSIEAGARAGMIAPDETTFAYIKDRAHAPQGADWDEAVAYWKTLRTDDDAVFDAEVYIDAAELSPFVTWGTNPGQGLPLSGHVPDPASYEDASERLAAEKALEYMGLSAGQRLRDIKVDTVFVGSCTNGRIEDLRSAAAVLDGRKVADGVRMLVVPGSVRVALQAVEEGLDKVFTAAGAEWRHAGCSMCLGMNPDQLAPGERSASTSNRNFEGRQGKGGRTHLVSPQVAAATAVTGHLASPADLADAPTTAGV